The sequence GGCGCTGGGTGAGGAAGCGCGTCACCGCCTGCTCGGCATAGGCGCTGTCGACCTCGTCGCGGATCTTGAGCGTGATCGAGCGCAGGGCGGTGGAGCCGAGGATGCGCGTCTGCACGCCGGTATAGGGCAGGTAGATCGACAGGTTCTGGCTGGAGCCGAAGCCGCCCTGCTGGGGGCGGGCGACGCCGACCACCCGGGCGGGCGTCGTGCCGATGAGGATCACGGCGCCGATCGGGTCGGCGTCCGTGCCGTCGAACAGCGCCTTGCGCGTGTTCTCGTCGATCACCGCGTCGAGCGCGCGGGCCTCGACGCTGCCGGCGTCGAACAGGCGGCCGGCGGAAAGCTGCGTGCCCTTGGCGGCGAAATACTGCTCGCTCACGCCGTTGACGAGCGCGTTCGCCTCGCGCCCGCCAAAGCGCACCGTGCCCTGCGTCGAGACGGTGGGGGTCGCCGCCGCCACATAGGGCTGGCGGGCGAGTTCCACCGCGTCGGCGACGACCAGCGTGGTGATGCGGCCCGAGCGCGTGTCACCGAAATCCCTGCCGGCGAAGATCTCGATCGTGTTGGTGCCGAGCCCGCTGATATTGGCGAGCACCTTGCGGCGCGAGCCCTCGCCCAGCGCGACCACGCACACGACAGAGGCGATGCCGATCACGATGCCGAGCATGGTCAGGCAGGTCCGCAGGCGGTGGGCGTTCATCGCCCGCAGCGCCATGCCGAACGCCTCGCCGAACTGGTCGAGCGTGCGGCGCCATGACCGGCCCGTCCCGCCCGGTGCCGCGCGCGCCGCACCCGAGGCGGGCGCCTCCGGCGCGACCCGGCGGTCGGCGACGATGCGTCCGTCGGCGATCTCGATGATGCGCCGGGCGCGCGCCGCCACGTTCATGTCGTGGGTGACGATGATGACGGTGCGGCCCTCGGCGTTGAGTTCGCCGAGGATGGCCAGCACCTCCTCGCCGCTGCGCCGGTCGAGCGCGCCGGTCGGCTCGTCGGCCAGGATGATGTCGGCGCCGTTCATCAGCGCCCGGGCGATGGAGACGCGCTGTTGCTGGCCGCCGGAGAGCTGGCCGGGACGGTGGCCGAGCCGGTCGCCCATGCCGAGCCGGCCGAGCAGGGCGGCCGCGCGTGCCGCGCGCTCGGCGGCGGGGCGGCCGGCATAGATGGCGGGCATCTCGACATTGCCGAGCGCGGTAAGCTCGGCGAGCAGGTTGTAGCGCTGGAAGACGAAGCCGAAATGCTCGCGGCGAAGCTCCGCCAGTTCGTCCGCCGCGAGTTCCGCCACGTCGCGGCCGGCGATGCGGTAGCGGCCCGCGCTGGGCCGGTCGAGGCAGCCGAGAATGTTCATCAGCGTCGACTTGCCCGAGCCGGAGGCGCCGACGATGGCGACCATCTCGCCGGCGGCGATCTCGAGGTCGATGCCGTCCAGCACCGTCACGAGCGCCTCGCCGGAGGGGTAGTCGCGCCGCACGCGCGAAAGCGCGATCAGGGGCGTGTGGGATTCCGCGCGCACCGGCATGGTCACAACCCCATCGGCGGCGGGCCGGGCATGGCCGAGGCGGCGGGCGCGAC comes from Ancylobacter sp. TS-1 and encodes:
- a CDS encoding MacB family efflux pump subunit, producing MPVRAESHTPLIALSRVRRDYPSGEALVTVLDGIDLEIAAGEMVAIVGASGSGKSTLMNILGCLDRPSAGRYRIAGRDVAELAADELAELRREHFGFVFQRYNLLAELTALGNVEMPAIYAGRPAAERAARAAALLGRLGMGDRLGHRPGQLSGGQQQRVSIARALMNGADIILADEPTGALDRRSGEEVLAILGELNAEGRTVIIVTHDMNVAARARRIIEIADGRIVADRRVAPEAPASGAARAAPGGTGRSWRRTLDQFGEAFGMALRAMNAHRLRTCLTMLGIVIGIASVVCVVALGEGSRRKVLANISGLGTNTIEIFAGRDFGDTRSGRITTLVVADAVELARQPYVAAATPTVSTQGTVRFGGREANALVNGVSEQYFAAKGTQLSAGRLFDAGSVEARALDAVIDENTRKALFDGTDADPIGAVILIGTTPARVVGVARPQQGGFGSSQNLSIYLPYTGVQTRILGSTALRSITLKIRDEVDSAYAEQAVTRFLTQRHGTRDFFVLNTDDIRRTITSTTQTLTALIAAIAVISLVVGGIGVMNIMLVSVSERVGEIGVRMAVGARRSNILQQFLTEAVMVCLLGGALGVALALGFGAVFARLGSNFALVYSTGSILLALACSSIIGIAFGFLPARNASRLDPVVALSQSRQ